Proteins encoded by one window of Moorella humiferrea:
- a CDS encoding Zn-binding domain-containing protein, whose protein sequence is MTSLFFLYATLVGAEGEFVVRPRFLALKEFGPRNIIYHEGNKYKVVRSLLPPGTIESRFLRAKLCKVCGYFHEGDDINLDLCCNCGTRFDGQTSEYIARLFEMTTVATRRVERITSDEEERVREGYEVTTHYRFAYGPGGPRVIKATVVDASGQSLLEMLYAPAATLWRINHGWKRSREVGFTLNTANGYWSGRPEQDDEEPGLGQENILTGVRLLVRDTHNILLLKLPRNIIQNEGRENATLAALQYALQRGLQTLFQVEEDEIASERIGEGEHQAILMWEAAEGGVGVLGRLVAEPGALARVAREALVICHFDPDSGADLRTGEDGCACACYDCLLSYYNQPDHPILNRHLAKDLLMRLTRGISRCGHGGRDYEQHYQWLRGLTDTRSELERRFLDHLYFTGRRLPDYAQRNLEDIYCCPDFYYEEGHVCVFCDGSIHDSPEQRARDNEVRAELEDLGYRVIVIRYDQDLEAQVAAYPDVFGEGKA, encoded by the coding sequence TTGACAAGTTTATTTTTTCTTTATGCAACGCTAGTGGGTGCAGAAGGGGAATTTGTCGTCCGGCCCCGGTTCCTGGCCTTAAAGGAATTTGGACCGCGCAACATTATTTATCACGAAGGCAACAAGTATAAAGTAGTCAGGAGCCTGTTGCCGCCGGGAACCATTGAAAGCCGTTTCTTGCGTGCCAAGCTCTGCAAAGTATGTGGTTACTTCCACGAAGGCGACGATATAAATTTAGACCTTTGTTGCAATTGTGGTACGCGCTTTGACGGTCAGACGAGTGAGTATATTGCCCGCCTTTTTGAAATGACCACCGTGGCTACCCGGCGGGTAGAGCGCATTACCAGCGATGAAGAAGAGCGGGTGCGTGAAGGTTATGAAGTGACCACCCATTACCGTTTTGCCTATGGGCCCGGTGGACCGCGGGTCATCAAGGCTACAGTGGTAGATGCCAGCGGTCAATCCCTCCTGGAGATGCTTTATGCCCCGGCAGCCACCCTGTGGCGAATTAATCACGGCTGGAAGCGTTCACGAGAAGTAGGCTTTACCCTCAATACGGCGAATGGTTACTGGTCCGGTCGCCCGGAGCAGGACGACGAAGAACCCGGGCTTGGCCAGGAAAATATCTTGACCGGGGTAAGGCTCTTAGTGCGGGATACCCATAACATCTTGCTTCTGAAGCTCCCGCGGAATATTATTCAAAATGAAGGTAGGGAAAACGCCACTCTGGCAGCTTTGCAGTATGCCCTGCAGCGTGGTTTGCAGACCTTATTCCAGGTAGAGGAGGATGAAATCGCCTCCGAGCGCATTGGCGAGGGCGAACACCAGGCGATCCTGATGTGGGAGGCGGCTGAGGGTGGTGTCGGCGTCCTGGGCCGGTTAGTTGCAGAACCTGGCGCCCTGGCCCGGGTGGCACGCGAGGCCCTGGTTATTTGTCACTTTGACCCCGATTCCGGGGCTGACTTAAGGACCGGTGAGGACGGATGTGCCTGTGCCTGCTACGATTGTCTCCTCTCTTATTATAACCAGCCGGATCATCCTATTTTAAACCGCCACCTGGCCAAAGACCTTCTTATGCGTCTGACCCGGGGCATCTCCCGCTGTGGTCATGGAGGGCGGGATTACGAACAGCATTACCAGTGGCTGCGGGGATTAACCGATACCCGCTCGGAGTTGGAACGTCGCTTCCTCGATCACCTTTACTTCACTGGCCGGCGCCTGCCGGATTACGCCCAGCGCAACCTGGAGGATATTTACTGTTGCCCCGACTTTTATTATGAGGAAGGTCATGTCTGTGTTTTTTGCGACGGCTCTATCCACGATAGCCCAGAACAACGCGCCCGTGATAATGAGGTGCGGGCAGAACTGGAAGATTTAGGCTACCGGGTAATTGTTATCCGCTACGATCAGGATTTAGAGGCTCAGGTGGCCGCGTATCCGGATGTTTTCGGGGAGGGGAAAGCATGA
- a CDS encoding helicase-related protein yields MIKFSPGSIVRCREREWVVLPSVDEELLLLRSLGGSEDEVTGIYLPLNAEIVEPASFPPPDLRQSGDATAARLLWQAARLNLRSGAGPFRSLGHLQVRPRPYQIVPLLMALRLDPVRLLIADDVGVGKTIEAGLIARELLDRGEIRRVAVICPPYLCEQWQQELASKFNLQAVVIRSGTVAQLERGIPLGNTSIFEYYPHFVASVDFIKSERYRASFLLHCPDLVIVDEAHTCAQPAAKQAAQQQRHELLRELASHPGRHLILLTATPHSGVEESFQSLLALLKPQFASFNLQALSEKNRAELARHLVQRRRADVKKWLGEDTPFPERDSLEEVYDLSPDYMSLFKDVYSFAGEIVRSGETLSGWRQRLRYWTALALLRCVMSSPAAAEAALLERVRHLEEKDALGEEDEDLFTRYVYDPAAEEVAIDVAPARVVDEGEAVLPENERRRLRSFARRAAALKGDKDNKVARLAEIIDRLLSEGYHPIVYCRYIATSDYVVEELKRRLGPKWPDLQVISVTGELAEEERQERVRELAAQKQRVLVATDCLSEGINLQEHFNAVVHYDLPWNPNRLEQREGRVDRFGQTAARVKTVLLYGRDNPVDGAVLEVLIRKAVQIRRTLGISVPVPVDSETVMEAVLKSLFLHTRPVQEIQQLTIFDLAPELPQVHRAWDQAVERERESRTRFAQHAIHPEEVLQELQETDAVLGDQRAVESFIVAACERLGAPIRREKGGWLLDPSPLPLSIRERLGASGLLRLSFDSPAPEGFVFVGRNHPLTGALAEYLFNSALDPAGDGQIIARSGVIRTTLVPRRTTLLLLRLRYLLEASNQAAPLLAEEVVVAGWRGRPGQLERLEQEEALRLLEHSRPEANVSTEERMRILQETAGWLEELSSLLQDLAQERALKLHQAHRRVRRITREGRLVVRPQLPPDILGIYVLMPVPKGVAAR; encoded by the coding sequence ATGATTAAATTTAGCCCCGGGTCTATTGTCCGCTGCCGGGAGAGGGAGTGGGTGGTATTACCATCGGTGGATGAGGAATTGTTGTTACTACGCTCCCTGGGCGGCAGCGAGGATGAAGTTACCGGTATCTATCTTCCATTGAATGCAGAAATTGTAGAACCGGCCTCCTTCCCGCCGCCTGACCTCCGGCAGTCAGGGGATGCCACGGCGGCCAGGCTTTTGTGGCAGGCCGCCCGTTTGAATTTGCGTAGCGGTGCTGGACCTTTCCGGAGCCTGGGTCACCTGCAAGTGCGTCCCCGGCCCTACCAGATAGTACCTTTGCTCATGGCCCTGCGTTTAGACCCGGTGCGCCTGCTTATTGCCGATGACGTTGGTGTGGGCAAGACCATTGAAGCCGGGTTGATCGCTCGCGAGTTGTTAGACCGCGGAGAGATCCGGCGGGTGGCAGTAATCTGTCCTCCCTACCTCTGTGAGCAGTGGCAGCAAGAACTGGCCAGCAAGTTCAACCTCCAGGCAGTAGTAATCCGTTCGGGTACTGTGGCCCAGTTAGAACGTGGTATACCTCTGGGCAATACCAGTATTTTCGAGTATTATCCCCACTTCGTGGCCAGCGTTGATTTTATCAAGTCGGAACGCTACCGGGCCTCTTTTCTCCTGCACTGTCCCGATTTGGTGATTGTCGACGAGGCCCATACTTGCGCCCAGCCTGCCGCAAAACAGGCGGCCCAGCAGCAGCGCCACGAGCTTTTAAGAGAACTGGCCTCCCACCCCGGGCGACACCTTATTCTATTAACGGCCACTCCCCACAGTGGGGTGGAGGAATCCTTCCAGTCCCTGTTAGCCTTACTTAAACCCCAGTTTGCATCGTTTAACCTGCAGGCCCTGTCGGAGAAAAACCGGGCCGAACTGGCCCGGCATCTGGTGCAACGGCGCCGGGCCGATGTGAAGAAATGGCTGGGGGAGGATACGCCGTTTCCGGAACGGGATTCTTTAGAGGAGGTTTACGACCTCTCCCCCGATTATATGAGTTTATTTAAGGACGTTTATAGTTTTGCCGGTGAGATCGTCCGCTCAGGTGAGACCCTGTCAGGCTGGCGCCAGCGCCTTCGTTATTGGACGGCCCTGGCTCTCCTGCGGTGCGTAATGTCCAGCCCGGCAGCCGCCGAGGCGGCTTTACTGGAAAGGGTCCGGCACCTGGAAGAGAAAGATGCTCTGGGAGAAGAAGACGAAGACCTTTTTACCCGTTATGTTTACGACCCGGCGGCAGAGGAAGTGGCGATTGACGTCGCCCCGGCCCGCGTGGTAGACGAAGGGGAAGCTGTCCTTCCGGAAAATGAGCGTCGCCGCCTGCGCTCTTTTGCCCGGAGGGCAGCGGCCCTGAAAGGAGATAAAGATAACAAAGTAGCCCGGCTGGCAGAAATAATAGACCGCCTTTTAAGCGAAGGTTATCACCCCATAGTTTACTGCCGTTATATTGCCACCTCCGACTATGTGGTTGAAGAATTGAAACGGCGGCTGGGGCCGAAATGGCCGGACCTCCAGGTGATCTCTGTAACCGGGGAACTGGCGGAGGAGGAACGCCAGGAACGGGTGCGGGAGCTGGCAGCCCAAAAGCAACGCGTCCTGGTGGCCACCGATTGTTTGAGCGAAGGGATCAACCTCCAGGAACACTTCAATGCTGTTGTCCATTATGATTTACCCTGGAACCCCAACCGCTTGGAACAGCGGGAGGGGCGGGTAGACCGTTTTGGACAGACTGCGGCCCGGGTAAAAACCGTGCTTCTCTATGGCCGCGATAACCCGGTCGATGGTGCTGTGCTTGAGGTCTTAATTCGCAAGGCAGTCCAGATCCGTCGTACCCTGGGGATTTCAGTGCCAGTACCAGTGGATAGCGAAACGGTCATGGAGGCGGTCTTAAAGTCCCTTTTCCTGCATACCCGTCCCGTCCAGGAGATCCAGCAGCTTACTATCTTTGACCTGGCCCCTGAACTGCCGCAAGTGCACCGGGCCTGGGATCAAGCCGTGGAGCGGGAGCGCGAGTCCCGGACCAGGTTTGCCCAGCATGCCATTCATCCAGAAGAAGTGTTGCAGGAACTGCAGGAGACGGACGCCGTCCTGGGCGACCAGAGGGCGGTAGAATCCTTTATTGTTGCCGCCTGCGAGCGTTTAGGCGCTCCTATACGCCGGGAAAAAGGAGGGTGGCTGCTCGACCCATCACCCCTGCCGTTATCTATCCGGGAACGTCTGGGTGCGTCTGGCCTGCTACGCCTGTCCTTTGATAGCCCGGCGCCGGAAGGGTTTGTCTTTGTGGGCAGGAACCACCCCTTGACCGGCGCCCTGGCTGAGTATCTCTTTAACTCTGCTCTGGACCCGGCCGGTGATGGACAGATCATCGCTCGCAGTGGTGTTATTCGTACTACCTTAGTACCAAGGCGGACGACGCTGCTTTTATTGCGGCTGCGTTACCTGCTGGAAGCCAGCAACCAGGCCGCCCCTCTCCTGGCTGAGGAAGTTGTGGTAGCCGGCTGGCGTGGCCGCCCGGGACAGCTAGAGCGGCTGGAGCAGGAGGAAGCCCTGCGACTATTGGAACATTCCCGGCCAGAAGCCAATGTAAGTACAGAAGAGCGGATGCGTATTCTGCAGGAAACAGCAGGCTGGCTGGAAGAGCTTTCATCGTTACTGCAGGATTTAGCCCAGGAACGGGCGCTAAAGCTACACCAGGCCCATCGCCGGGTGCGCCGCATCACCCGCGAAGGGCGCCTGGTCGTGCGCCCGCAGTTACCTCCTGATATTCTGGGCATATATGTCCTCATGCCGGTCCCGAAGGGGGTAGCAGCTCGATGA
- a CDS encoding Eco57I restriction-modification methylase domain-containing protein yields the protein MKSAVDPVIAERLEKATTREEKEKALLSLKVVDPACGSGHFLLAAARRIGHALAQVRAGEDQPGPAEVRRAVRDVITHCIYGVDLNPLAVELCKLALWLEGHVSGMPLTFLDHHIKCGNSLVGAMPGSIAAGIPDAAFDAVTGDDKETARTLKRRNRQERQEWERGQIIFEEFIAATGEEFDQLAAAYNTLETLAEDSYNNVQRKAAIYQQIRSADSKWWTENTAANLWTAAFFSEIRPGVPVPTFQTLQDYLQNPARVSGQVVGHAWELAVRHRFFHWHLEFPQVFAAGGFDIVLGNPPWERIKLQEEEHWADDPYICRAPNKAERTRRIAEYRRSNDPKLQARVAAFDRAKHDHEAISKFVRQSGRFPLTAVGDVNYYALFAELATKLLAPRGRGGMVLPTGIATDDTCKQFFNHLMDNNLLTGLYDFENREKLFPAVVSLQKFCLLTLAGPGNKNIEVPRFAFFLIRTEQLNDEQRVFALSAADLALLNPNTRTCPVFRTRADAELTRKIYRRVPVLVNERTGENPWGIAFLRMLDMSNDSHLFKTSEELKNQGFSLRGNILSGMARSTCPSTRPR from the coding sequence ATAAAAAGCGCCGTCGACCCGGTTATTGCCGAACGGTTGGAGAAGGCAACAACCAGGGAAGAAAAGGAAAAAGCTTTGCTGTCTTTAAAGGTGGTTGACCCCGCCTGCGGCTCTGGCCACTTCCTGCTGGCGGCGGCCCGAAGAATCGGTCATGCTCTGGCCCAGGTGCGTGCTGGCGAAGATCAGCCCGGGCCTGCTGAGGTACGGCGGGCCGTGCGTGATGTCATCACCCACTGCATTTATGGCGTTGACCTGAATCCCCTGGCTGTGGAACTCTGCAAGCTGGCCTTATGGCTGGAGGGACATGTTAGCGGCATGCCCCTGACCTTCCTCGACCACCACATTAAGTGCGGCAACAGTCTGGTGGGAGCAATGCCCGGGTCAATAGCTGCAGGTATCCCCGATGCTGCCTTTGATGCCGTTACCGGAGACGATAAAGAAACGGCCCGGACATTAAAAAGGCGCAATCGCCAGGAGCGGCAGGAGTGGGAACGAGGGCAGATTATTTTTGAAGAATTTATAGCGGCGACGGGGGAGGAGTTTGACCAACTGGCGGCGGCCTATAATACCCTCGAGACCCTGGCAGAAGATAGCTATAATAACGTGCAGCGCAAGGCCGCCATTTACCAGCAAATACGGTCTGCCGACTCGAAATGGTGGACGGAAAATACGGCGGCCAACCTGTGGACGGCGGCCTTTTTCAGCGAAATCAGGCCAGGTGTCCCGGTGCCTACTTTCCAGACCCTGCAGGACTACCTCCAGAATCCCGCCCGCGTCTCCGGGCAGGTAGTCGGCCATGCCTGGGAACTGGCTGTCCGCCACCGCTTTTTCCACTGGCACCTGGAATTCCCCCAGGTCTTTGCTGCCGGCGGTTTTGACATAGTGCTGGGGAACCCGCCGTGGGAGCGGATCAAATTGCAGGAAGAAGAACACTGGGCTGATGATCCTTATATATGCCGTGCCCCCAACAAAGCCGAGCGCACCCGGCGCATTGCTGAATACCGTCGCAGTAACGATCCTAAACTTCAGGCGCGGGTGGCCGCTTTTGACCGGGCCAAGCATGATCACGAAGCCATCAGTAAATTTGTCCGCCAGAGCGGGCGCTTCCCGTTAACGGCAGTCGGCGATGTCAATTACTACGCCCTTTTTGCTGAGCTGGCCACGAAACTCCTGGCGCCCCGCGGCAGGGGCGGGATGGTGCTGCCCACCGGCATCGCTACGGATGACACCTGCAAGCAGTTTTTCAATCACCTGATGGATAACAACCTCCTGACCGGGCTCTATGACTTTGAGAACCGGGAAAAACTATTTCCTGCCGTAGTTTCGTTACAGAAGTTTTGCCTCCTGACCCTGGCCGGGCCGGGCAATAAAAATATAGAAGTGCCCCGTTTTGCCTTCTTCCTCATCCGCACGGAACAGTTGAATGACGAGCAGCGCGTCTTTGCCTTGAGCGCCGCCGATCTGGCCCTTTTGAACCCTAATACCCGCACCTGCCCGGTTTTTCGCACCAGGGCCGATGCCGAGCTGACCAGGAAGATCTACCGGCGGGTGCCGGTGCTGGTGAACGAGCGGACCGGGGAAAACCCGTGGGGGATTGCATTTCTGCGGATGCTGGATATGTCCAACGACAGCCACCTGTTTAAGACCAGTGAAGAACTAAAAAATCAAGGCTTTAGCCTGCGGGGCAATATTTTGTCCGGGATGGCGAGGTCTACCTGCCCCTCTACGAGGCCAAGATGA
- a CDS encoding DUF4258 domain-containing protein has translation MTAWIVLLRKAAKERRAGKEGHGYIISHHAFRRMGERCIAEEDILRCALEGEVLETQDHGRDLKVLVQGVDGEGQEFYMVVALSFPRPVIVTVCRFREEAWEDLGPFKKRR, from the coding sequence ATGACTGCCTGGATAGTTCTTCTCCGTAAAGCTGCTAAGGAACGTAGGGCCGGGAAGGAAGGGCATGGCTATATCATCTCCCACCATGCTTTTCGCAGGATGGGTGAACGGTGCATTGCGGAAGAGGATATTTTGCGGTGCGCGCTGGAGGGAGAAGTATTAGAAACCCAGGATCATGGCCGGGACCTCAAGGTTCTAGTTCAGGGAGTTGACGGTGAAGGCCAGGAGTTTTATATGGTGGTGGCCCTGAGTTTCCCCCGACCGGTTATCGTAACTGTATGCCGCTTCCGGGAGGAAGCCTGGGAGGATTTAGGGCCTTTCAAGAAAAGGCGTTAG
- a CDS encoding helix-turn-helix domain-containing protein produces MQCYVCGGEMKKIKKDVEATWKGRTIIFRGMDAWVCEACGEQAYEPEDVRLMQGLIQGTLKQAEYPEIMNVEEVADLLRVSNQTVYNLVRNGKLPATKIGREWRFSRTQILALVKGEDFFEQAVGLAAREVGGSGISANDTEIIQKHLAEMGQVRG; encoded by the coding sequence ATGCAATGTTATGTCTGCGGTGGCGAAATGAAAAAAATCAAGAAAGACGTGGAAGCTACCTGGAAAGGTCGCACCATTATCTTTCGAGGTATGGATGCCTGGGTATGTGAAGCCTGTGGGGAACAGGCTTACGAACCGGAAGACGTGCGCCTGATGCAGGGCCTGATCCAGGGCACCCTTAAACAGGCCGAGTATCCAGAAATAATGAATGTCGAGGAAGTGGCCGACCTGCTGCGGGTAAGCAACCAGACGGTCTATAATCTGGTCAGGAACGGCAAGCTGCCGGCCACTAAAATCGGGCGGGAGTGGCGCTTTTCCCGCACGCAAATTCTAGCGTTAGTTAAAGGAGAAGATTTTTTCGAGCAGGCAGTAGGTTTAGCAGCTCGTGAGGTGGGGGGAAGCGGCATCTCTGCCAATGACACTGAAATAATTCAAAAACACCTGGCCGAGATGGGTCAGGTAAGGGGGTAG
- a CDS encoding ImmA/IrrE family metallo-endopeptidase: MSLPPFHYARELRFQLKLSGPVNPWEVAERLQIKVSEEPLDADGYLLQKNNNTRILISKKIDYKPRKRFTIAHEIGHFYIPHHQAEIFRCLPKDLQSFRTNKKIENEANEFAAEFLLPAVEVEKYLKHPPDFNLIKEISEVYGTSLAATAIKIIELTSEKAAVILSEAGEVKWFVKSKTFPYWIKKGRLHEWTYAYEYFVQGTLSSGPQQLPAVAWCQGAPKDVVIVEESVAFERLGMVLSLLRIPISETEDDLDDNFI; this comes from the coding sequence TTGTCCTTACCTCCTTTTCATTATGCACGGGAATTGCGTTTCCAGCTCAAGCTTTCCGGTCCCGTAAACCCCTGGGAGGTTGCTGAGAGACTGCAAATTAAAGTTTCGGAAGAGCCCCTGGATGCTGATGGTTATCTTCTGCAGAAGAATAACAATACCCGCATCCTTATAAGCAAGAAAATTGACTATAAACCTCGTAAGCGCTTTACTATAGCTCATGAGATAGGCCATTTTTACATACCCCATCATCAAGCGGAAATTTTTCGTTGCTTACCGAAAGATCTCCAATCCTTTCGTACCAATAAGAAAATAGAGAATGAGGCAAATGAATTTGCGGCCGAGTTTCTTTTGCCGGCAGTCGAAGTAGAGAAATACCTTAAACATCCACCTGACTTTAATCTCATTAAAGAAATAAGCGAAGTGTACGGCACCTCTTTAGCAGCAACTGCGATAAAAATAATAGAATTAACCTCTGAGAAGGCAGCAGTAATCCTTTCAGAAGCAGGGGAAGTTAAGTGGTTCGTTAAATCCAAAACCTTTCCCTACTGGATTAAAAAAGGTAGACTTCACGAATGGACTTATGCCTACGAATATTTTGTCCAGGGAACTTTATCTTCTGGGCCACAACAACTACCGGCAGTTGCTTGGTGCCAGGGGGCGCCAAAAGATGTAGTAATAGTGGAAGAGTCTGTAGCCTTTGAGCGTTTGGGAATGGTGCTAAGTCTTTTACGAATACCAATTAGTGAAACGGAAGATGATTTAGACGACAATTTTATTTAA
- a CDS encoding HTH domain-containing protein has protein sequence MLNPMTGKPFAWDEYYSATDTILIFGLENDFSAQICDVAAQLNVKVYECSVIEDLIAIPAFMAIVNPQEISQEDAALLFELWQEHDSSEFKVIFVEKPCSHWPSPLPSCVKVDPGLFADLQKLRLSILKQKTSANRQERIARQCEERISRILMILKRLQKGPVKTRELAKEFKVSVRTVQRDIRILERIGKPIGYDEQEKAFFLLTRERLWE, from the coding sequence ATGTTAAATCCAATGACAGGAAAACCCTTTGCATGGGATGAATACTATTCAGCAACTGACACAATTCTTATCTTTGGCCTGGAAAACGACTTCAGCGCCCAGATTTGTGATGTGGCCGCACAGCTTAATGTAAAAGTATATGAATGCAGTGTTATTGAGGACCTGATAGCAATACCAGCGTTTATGGCAATTGTAAATCCTCAGGAGATAAGTCAGGAAGACGCGGCACTTCTTTTTGAGTTGTGGCAGGAACACGACTCAAGCGAGTTTAAAGTTATATTTGTCGAGAAGCCATGTTCGCACTGGCCGTCGCCGCTGCCGTCATGTGTAAAAGTTGATCCTGGATTGTTTGCAGACCTGCAGAAGTTGCGGTTGAGCATCCTCAAACAGAAAACGTCTGCAAATCGCCAGGAACGTATTGCCAGGCAGTGCGAAGAACGGATTTCCCGTATCCTGATGATATTGAAAAGGCTTCAAAAAGGGCCTGTTAAGACCAGGGAACTGGCAAAGGAGTTTAAGGTTTCTGTGCGCACGGTCCAGCGTGACATAAGAATTCTGGAACGCATCGGCAAGCCAATCGGCTATGATGAGCAAGAGAAGGCCTTTTTCCTTTTAACTAGAGAAAGGTTATGGGAGTAA
- a CDS encoding AbrB/MazE/SpoVT family DNA-binding domain-containing protein, with the protein MPMVKISAKGQVVIPAHLRQKYGLQAPGRAIITEKEGQIVITPAPADPVRGARGMLKAKQSLTKTHTAYKREERKLEEDHEQQLP; encoded by the coding sequence ATGCCGATGGTGAAGATTTCCGCTAAGGGTCAAGTGGTTATCCCTGCTCATTTACGCCAGAAATATGGCCTCCAAGCACCTGGAAGGGCCATAATTACAGAGAAGGAAGGTCAAATCGTTATTACCCCTGCCCCGGCTGACCCGGTTAGAGGGGCGCGAGGCATGTTGAAAGCAAAACAATCATTGACAAAAACCCATACCGCCTATAAGCGGGAAGAACGTAAATTAGAGGAAGACCATGAACAGCAGTTACCATAA